The genomic region tcaaatttcaacatGGTTCACTTCCTTTCCACCAGAACTATCCGACCCACCAGTAACAATTACTCAACCGGAAGAATCGAGTTAACTCCATGGGATCTCCGCCTCCTCATATACGGTCCTATTCAAAGGGGCCTCATCTTTCTCAAACCTACAACTTCACAGGAGCAACAACTTGAAGAAAACAATGTGATTCATCACCTACAATCCTCTCTCTCCCGCACATTGGATATATTCTATCCCCTTGCTGGGCGTCTTGCCATGATTGAAAACAATGAAGATAATACCACCTCCTTCTTCATTGACTGCAATAACCATGGAGCCCAGTTAGTCCATGCAGCTGCAGAGGGTACTACTATGGCTGATATCCTTGAGCCTATCTATCTTCCCCAGATTGTCGATTCCTTTTTTCTTATGAACGGTGTTCTGAACTGCGAGGGCATTTCCAAGCCGTTGCTGTCAGTGCAAGTAACTGAGCTTGTTGACTGCATCTTCATCAGTTGCACTCTTAACCATGCGGTTTGTGATGGAACCACATTCTGGCATTTCTTTAATACTTGGTCTGAGATTTCTCGAGGCACTTGCGAGAAATTGCAACCGCATCCCACATTTGAACGTAGCCATTTTGACGGAATCATCAACTTTCCAGTTCATATACCAAATATCCTTGAAGAAAAGACTCAGGAATTGGTCCCTCCTCCGCTGAAACAAAGGTATTTTCactttacaaaagaaaaaattgctgaaCTCAAAGCAAAGGCCAACAATGAAATGGGCACCGATAGGATCTCATCTCTGCAAGCACTCTTGGGTCATTTTTGGCGATCTGTGACTCGAAGTCGGTGTCTGGAGGCTGATGAAGAGGTTAAGTGCAGGATTGCTATAGGTACAAGGCAAAGGATGCAGCCTCCATTGCCAAAACAGCACTTCGGGAATGCGGTGGAATCGGAGTGTGTCACAAGCACAGCAGGGGAACTGATAGAACATGGACTCGGTTGGGCGGCTTGGCGCATAAACAATGTGCTTGCTTCAAAGACGCCTCATGAGGTGAGAAAGTTCTTAGATGAATGGGTGAAAAATCCTAGGATGGTGAACTATAGTCACCCCATAAGTAACACTTTGCTCTTAGGAAGCTCCCCACGGCACAACGTGTATGGTAATGACTTTGGTTGGGGAAAACCCGTGGCATTGCGAAGCGGTGCTGGGACTAAATTTGATGGGCGGTTACTTGTGTTTCCTGGTAAGGAAGAGGGTAGCATTGAATTTGAAGCTTGCCTTTTTCCTGAGACTCTAGAGGCTATGGGAGAGGATGCAGAGTTTATGGAGGTTGTGGCCACATGAACTTATAATTACTTATGGCCAACTATGGTGGCTTTACTTGGGTTAGTCCAAATTGGTCCATTCCAAGAACTGGAtgcttttctttacttttggtcATCTCACTACCACCATCAATTTACTCTCTTGGGATCTTTTGCTCagcattttattgttttgtgtttgcatttatTTCTTGCAGATTTCTTAACCATTATGTTTGTCAAACTTATTCAGTTCAATGGATCATTCCCTTGTACTGACGAGTACAAAGAAATTTGTTGTAGGTTCTCTGTTTAGAATTAATAATGAAAGGGTGGGagagaagattaaaaaaatgtggaaaaatAGAGGaatagaaaacttaattttttggtttagaaaaaaaaaagaaaaaaagagtatagtttatataaatttacttttatgtttttacacataatatataagaaatatatatatatatatattttatagaagtatatgagaaatattttttttttgagaaaatatatatgaaataatttGACACATTATAAAAGTAagataacataatttttttactttattttaacttctttctctatctatatatttttatatataaaagatgtgATTTattaaattggttaaaataacatattaaaaaagaacaaaaaataccaaaataaaaaaattgtgatactgatatatatatatatacacacacacacgtagaCATCATGTAGCACAATTGAGGCGCAATAGACAAGCTTTGCATTCAACATGTGAACCCAAGCTTTGTCTTCACCCCATGTAAATTTTCTCAAACATGCAATGATTGATTCATAGAAAGGTATAATAGCATGTGGCATATGATTATTTAACACACAATCTCAACTCCCAATAGTATGAATCAAGGAAAGCTATATTCATACAAGGCTACCTATATAGTAAATCAATGAAGCACCATAATGCTTATACAGTTGAGATTCACACCATCGTCATTATCTGAACAAACCAAAGTTTCTGAACTATTTTATCACACTATATCCAATTCTCTAAATACCTTGAAATTCCAGTACTTGGGGACTTTTAACCATGAATTTAGAACTTATCAAAAGggtggggaaaaaaagaaaaaacagaaaagaaaagatccATGCCTCAAGACAGAATGCAGCAGGGTGATATTCAAAGTATTTAGAACAGAAAATTATATGTGCAGAATTCACTAATTGAACCTATAGTCTCATGATATCAAGTGAAGTAATAATACTTACGAGAAGGGGATGCCACAGAAATCAACGtaaatggcttttttttttttttttaaggctatTTTCCAGGATGGTACCTCAATCAACCAATTCAAATCATTTGAACCTCAAAACTCATAACATTGAGCAGTATGAAAAAAGAATGTGCTTGAGAAACCAAAATAGAGCTCCAAAGAGCAAATTGATCCAACAGACCAATAAGGTATCTCCCCAATAAATCCACAATGAAAtaattgaaccccaaatctcagAACAAAAAGGAAATCAATCAAAACTTGTCTATGCTAAACCTGCCTCTTGTACCAAATCCCAAAAtgcaaattcattaaaattaaaactgtATTAGGACTATCAAAATCTTCAAGTTGTTATACTTGCCCAGTAGCTCCTAGGCCAATCTGCATCATTTCAATGACATTCAAGTTTTTAAATCAAGTAATTGTACTGCATCATCTCAATCAGTGATGGGCGATCTCGACCTTTCAGACTTACACAAGCCACTGCTAGGGATCCAACATGTGCCACTACCTTTCTAAAAATGAAGTTTGCGTGTTTAGTAGttagtttgtttctaaaaaaataaaaataaaatttgatcgGTGGCAATAAATAGAttcatttaccaaaaaaaaaaaaacactaaatcaaTTTAACTATAATTATTACTCCTAAGCAACCAATCACTTTAGTGCACTGAAATATTTGCAAACAAATATAGCTAAGGAAAAGCTTCCTAACATCCAAAAAACAATGAAGCTTTCCAATATCCCTATGTAGGGAATCACTCCCCTGTCTAGGAGCctactttttttctctttgtgtttTCTTTAGACTTTGTAATAAATACTGCTCTAGTTGTCTAACTTACAATACAAGACGAATGGGCAATTCTTAAGTAGTCTTGGAATAGTGTTTCAGGACTAC from Castanea sativa cultivar Marrone di Chiusa Pesio chromosome 11, ASM4071231v1 harbors:
- the LOC142617526 gene encoding putative acetyltransferase At3g50280 → MVHFLSTRTIRPTSNNYSTGRIELTPWDLRLLIYGPIQRGLIFLKPTTSQEQQLEENNVIHHLQSSLSRTLDIFYPLAGRLAMIENNEDNTTSFFIDCNNHGAQLVHAAAEGTTMADILEPIYLPQIVDSFFLMNGVLNCEGISKPLLSVQVTELVDCIFISCTLNHAVCDGTTFWHFFNTWSEISRGTCEKLQPHPTFERSHFDGIINFPVHIPNILEEKTQELVPPPLKQRYFHFTKEKIAELKAKANNEMGTDRISSLQALLGHFWRSVTRSRCLEADEEVKCRIAIGTRQRMQPPLPKQHFGNAVESECVTSTAGELIEHGLGWAAWRINNVLASKTPHEVRKFLDEWVKNPRMVNYSHPISNTLLLGSSPRHNVYGNDFGWGKPVALRSGAGTKFDGRLLVFPGKEEGSIEFEACLFPETLEAMGEDAEFMEVVAT